One Cupriavidus necator genomic region harbors:
- the norR gene encoding nitric oxide reductase transcriptional regulator NorR, whose protein sequence is MTPMYPELLTDLVTDLPHAVRLQRLVSGLRTHFRCGAVALLRLEEEHLRPVAVDGLVRDTLGRRFAVSLHPRLAAILARRDVTCFHHDSMLPDPYDGLIDEHVGEPLPVHDCMGTSLHLDGRPWGVLTLDALTVGTFDAAAQAELQRLTVIVEAAIRTTRLEAEIRALQLARGKQPDGEGPADDGEIIGQSQAIAGLLHELEVVADTDLPVLLLGETGVGKELFAHRLHRHSRRRGHPLVHVNCAALPESLAESELFGHARGAFSGATGERPGRFEAAAGGTLFLDEVGELPLSIQAKLLRTLQNGEIQRLGSDRPRRVNVRVIAATNRNLREHVRDGSFRADLFHRLSVYPIPIPPLRERGNDVLLLAGRFLELNRARLGMRSLRLSAAAQDALRRYRWPGNVRELEHVISRAALRCVSRGADRNDIVTLEAELLDLDGLELPAGSAHHAAEAAIAHPALPTGATLREAVEQTQRACIEQALRAHDGSWAKAARQLGMDASNLHKLAKRLGSK, encoded by the coding sequence ATGACGCCCATGTATCCCGAGTTGCTGACCGACCTGGTCACCGACCTGCCGCATGCGGTGCGCCTGCAGCGGCTGGTCAGCGGACTACGCACGCATTTCCGTTGCGGTGCGGTGGCGCTGCTGCGGCTGGAAGAAGAACACCTGCGGCCGGTGGCGGTCGACGGGCTGGTGCGCGATACGCTCGGGCGGCGCTTTGCGGTGAGCCTGCACCCGCGGCTTGCCGCCATCCTCGCGCGGCGCGACGTCACCTGCTTCCATCACGACAGCATGTTGCCCGACCCCTACGACGGGCTGATCGACGAACACGTTGGTGAGCCGCTGCCGGTGCACGACTGCATGGGCACGAGCCTGCATTTGGACGGAAGGCCATGGGGCGTGCTGACGCTCGACGCGCTCACGGTCGGCACGTTCGACGCCGCCGCGCAGGCCGAGCTGCAACGGCTGACCGTGATCGTCGAAGCCGCCATCCGCACCACCCGGCTGGAGGCCGAGATCCGCGCCCTGCAGTTGGCGCGTGGCAAACAGCCAGACGGTGAAGGGCCGGCCGACGACGGCGAGATCATCGGCCAGAGCCAGGCCATTGCCGGCCTGCTGCACGAGCTGGAGGTGGTGGCCGACACCGATCTGCCGGTGCTGCTGCTGGGTGAAACCGGCGTCGGCAAGGAGCTGTTTGCGCACCGCCTGCACCGCCACTCGCGCCGGCGCGGGCATCCGCTGGTGCACGTGAACTGCGCGGCGCTGCCCGAGTCGCTCGCCGAAAGCGAGCTGTTCGGCCACGCCCGCGGCGCGTTCTCCGGCGCGACCGGTGAGCGTCCGGGCCGCTTCGAAGCCGCCGCCGGCGGCACCCTGTTCCTCGATGAAGTCGGCGAGCTGCCACTTTCAATCCAGGCCAAGCTGCTGCGCACGCTGCAGAACGGCGAAATCCAGCGGCTGGGCTCGGACCGTCCGCGCCGCGTCAACGTGCGCGTGATCGCCGCCACCAATCGCAACCTGCGCGAGCACGTGCGCGACGGCTCGTTCCGCGCCGACCTGTTCCACCGCCTGTCGGTCTATCCGATTCCGATCCCGCCGCTGCGCGAACGCGGCAACGATGTACTGCTGCTGGCGGGCCGCTTCCTCGAACTCAACCGCGCACGGCTCGGCATGCGCAGCCTGCGCCTGTCGGCCGCCGCGCAGGACGCGCTGCGCCGTTACCGCTGGCCAGGCAACGTGCGCGAACTCGAGCACGTGATCAGCCGCGCCGCGCTGCGTTGCGTGAGCCGCGGCGCGGACCGGAATGACATCGTGACGCTGGAGGCGGAACTGCTGGACCTGGACGGGCTGGAATTACCGGCAGGGTCAGCCCACCATGCCGCCGAGGCGGCCATCGCGCACCCGGCGCTACCCACGGGCGCGACGCTGCGTGAGGCGGTGGAGCAGACGCAGCGAGCCTGCATCGAGCAGGCGCTGCGCGCGCATGATGGCAGCTGGGCGAAGGCCGCGCGGCAGTTGGGCATGGATGCCAGCAATCTGCACAAGCTGGCGAAGCGGTTGGGCAGCAAGTAG